A DNA window from Drosophila virilis strain 15010-1051.87 chromosome 4, Dvir_AGI_RSII-ME, whole genome shotgun sequence contains the following coding sequences:
- the LOC6633971 gene encoding uncharacterized protein gives MKAFVYCFVTLLACAAAYEVDLLTEEQWNRLIERNPAKPDEYGLILNSQAKKAVKNLMEHLPCGFPQYGIPPLAPYTNADLKIHLAQSVVDALAQFLRFRFDGLENMEIKKLKVSYTFSKKVQFHFKFKELKISSHILNTDTLIDLLQELGLSVRYEGTGPMGFTLEDLSIQGSFKYKMPFIFGSIKIYNFDCVVALGGVTSHIGGILGNGRFNEMVNDIIDYEVPAFVNGRQKQISDRIEQYFVPLVNERLKGHKVWFLLKQLVNVNTKCSPTPAPWLAVQ, from the exons ATGAAAGCTTTCGTATATTGTTTTGTGACCCTTTTGGCCTGTGCAGCGGCCTACGAAGTGGACCTCTTGACCGAGGAGCAGTGGAATCGGCTTATCGAGCGTAATC CCGCTAAGCCCGATGAATATGGCTTGATACTGAACTCTCAGGCCAAAAAGGCGGTGAAGAATTTGATGGAGCATCTACCCTGTGGTTTTCCCCAGTACGGTATTCCTCCACTTGCGCCCTACACGAATGCAGATCTGAAAATTCATTTGGCTCAATCTGTTGTCGA TGCCCTGGCTCAGTTTCTGCGCTTCCGTTTCGATGGCCTGGAGAACATGGAGATTAAGAAGCTAAAGGTCAGCTACACGTTTAGCAAGAAGGTTCAGTTCCATTTCAAGTTCAAGGAGCTCAAGATTAGCTCGCATATACTGAACACCGATACGCTGATCGATCTGCTGCAGGAGCTGGGTCTATCGGTGCGCTATGAGGGCACCGGACCGATGGGCTTCACACTGGAGGATCTGTCCATACAGGGCTCCTTCAAGTACAAGATGCCCTTCATCTTTGGCTCCATTAAGATTTATAATTTCGATTGTGTCGTTGCGCTCGGCGGCGTCACCTCTCACATTGGCGGCATTTTGGGCAACGGCAGGTTTAATGAGATGGTCAACGACATTATTGATTACGAGGTGCCCGCCTTTGTCAATGGACGCCAGAAGCAGATCAGTGATAGAATCGAACAGTACTTTGTGCCCTTGGTCAATGAGCGTCTCAAGGGTCATAAGGTCTGGTTCCTGTTGAAGCAGCTGGTCAACGTCAACACGAAGTGCTCACCCACTCCGGCGCCCTGGTTGGCTGTACAGTAA
- the LOC6633969 gene encoding uncharacterized protein: MKSLSLVAIILALAGSQAAKLVEPPSDIPSPLNAIDNIIVDVLESCKLRMVEGWPQYGIPPLAPFEIQHKNFNFGTGELHATGALDSLVVQGLNEFEIRTMSVNLILSRIKFELHFASLNLTTQYEADVEAGYHMARGGGAFLALEDLNMSGQIKYSTGVVGSNNNLRIKGIELNIVAGNVVSNIENLSKYRILNRKLNEIVAEFISLTINENTDFVADWVDSTVTPICNDLIGDRSLKDILDLIGGGSE, encoded by the exons ATGAAGTCTCTGTCGCTGGTCGCGATTATCTTGGCCCTGGCCGGCTCTCAGGCAGCTAAATTGGTCGAGCCTCCGTCTG ATATACCATCACCGCTAAATGCTATTGATAACATAATTGTGGATGTTCTGGAGTCGTGCAAGCTTCGTATGGTGGAAGGTTGGCCACAATATGGCATACCACCGCTTGCGCCTTTCGAGATCCAGCACAAGAATTTCAACTTTGGAACGGGCGAGCTGCACGCCACCGGCGCTCTGGATAGCCTGGTTGTGCAAGGGTTGAACGAGTTTGAAATACGCACTATGAGTGTGAATCTCATACTAAGTCGCATTAAGTTTGAGTTGCATTTTGCTAGCTTGAACCTAACCACCCAGTATGAGGCGGATGTGGAGGCCGGTTATCATATGGCTCGTGGTGGTGGCGCCTTTTTGGCTCTGGAAGATCTGAACATGTCCGGCCAGATTAAATACTCCACGGGAGTGGtgggcagcaacaataatttgCGCATCAAGGGAATCGAGCTCAATATAGTGGCGGGTAATGTGGTCTCCAATATCGAGAATCTATCCAAGTATCGCATTTTGAATCGCAAACTGAACGAGATTGTGGCGGAGTTCATCAGCCTTACTATCAATGAAAATACGGACTTCGTGGCCGATTGGGTGGACAGCACAGTGACGCCTATTTGCAATGATCTGATTGGCGATCGTTCGCTTAAGGATATTTTAGATCTCATCGGCGGTGGCAGCGAATAG
- the LOC138911186 gene encoding uncharacterized protein yields MRCSYFVLAAVLCCSLCAGRTLFDDDLREFTEFLRLQMHCGYPERGIPILAPAQLAYKELDIHTDSFSCKGNFTDLSVVGLDGFEFFQLQWNNIFHTIKFDVSFPSIQLKSAAYKLDLLGRIFGANTSLGCNGRFDLELINLRANGSFVLRPSGLTNGVHITSWNVGWQLGKAVSQTTGIGSTQIVTKILNAIIQDFLELLINDNPQEVSQFMEQLITPPMNTVLENVAWYEITAIILGLVKGVLPLEPIC; encoded by the exons ATGCGCTGTTCGTATTTTGTACTTGCTGCTGTTCTCTGCTGCTCCTTGTGCGCCGGTCGTACGCTCTTCGATGATGACCTACGTGAGTTTACGGAGTTTCTGCGTCTTCAGATGCATTGTGGCTATCCAGAGCGTGGTATACCCATCCTGGCGCCCGCTCAGTTGGCCTATAAGGAGCTAGATATCCATACGGATAGCTTTAG TTGCAAAGGCAACTTTACCGATCTCTCTGTGGTGGGTCTGGATGGTTTCGAGTTCTTTCAACTACAATGGaataatatttttcacacCATCAAATTCGACGTGAGCTTTCCGAGCATACAGCTGAAGAGTGCCGCCTACAAGTTGGATCTTTTGGGTCGCATCTTTGGCGCCAACACCTCCTTGGGATGCAATGGTCGCTTTGATCTGGAGCTAATCAATCTGCGCGCCAATGGCAGCTTTGTGCTACGTCCCTCGGGTCTGACGAATGGTGTGCACATCACCAGCTGGAATGTCGGCTGGCAGCTGGGCAAAGCCGTTTCCCAAACCACGGGCATTGGGAGCACTCAAATTGTTACCAAGATTTTAAATGCCATCATCCAAGATTTTCTCGAGCTGCTCATCAATGATAACCCACAAGAGGTGTCCCAGTTTATGGAGCAATTGATTACACCGCCCATGAATACGGTGCTTGAGAATGTGGCCTGGTACGAGATAACAGCCATTATATTGGGCCTGGTCAAGGGCGTATTACCCCTTGAGCCTATTTGCTGA
- the LOC6633968 gene encoding uncharacterized protein: MKYFSLVAIILALAACQGAEVSEPLAAQSRSVSSIIVDTLESCKLHMVEGWPQYGIPPLAPLEIPHKRFNFGTGELHATGALDGLVVRGLNEFDIRVMSANLLLSNIKFEFHFASLNLTTQYEAEVDAGYQMARNGGAFLALEDLNISGQIKYSTGVVGSSNNVRIKEIQLNLVAGNVVSNIENLSKYRILNRKLNDVVEEFISLTINENTDFFADWVDSTVTPICNDLIGDRSIKDILDLIGGGSK; the protein is encoded by the exons atgaagtATTTTTCGCTAGTTGCGATTATCTTGGCCCTGGCCGCCTGTCAAGGAGCCGAAGTGTCCGAACCTTTGGCTG CCCAATCGCGCTCTGTAAGCAGCATAATTGTGGATACTTTGGAGTCGTGCAAGCTGCACATGGTGGAGGGCTGGCCACAATATGGCATACCACCGCTCGCACCGCTGGAGATCCCGCACAAGCGTTTCAACTTTGGGACGGGTGAGCTGCACGCCACTGGCGCTCTGGATGGCCTAGTCGTGAGGGGATTGAACGAGTTTGACATACGCGTTATGAGTGCGAATCTCCTCTTGAGCAACATAAAGTTTGAGTTCCATTTTGCTAGCTTGAACCTAACCACCCAGTACGAGGCGGAAGTGGACGCCGGGTATCAAATGGCCCGTAATGGTGGCGCTTTTTTGGCTCTCGAGGACCTGAATATATCCGGCCAGATTAAGTACTCCACGGGAGTGGTGGGCAGCAGCAATAATGTGCGTATCAAGGAAATCCAGCTCAATTTAGTGGCGGGCAATGTGGTCTCCAATATCGAGAATCTATCCAAGTATCGCATTCTGAATCGCAAACTCAACGACGTTGTCGAGGAGTTCATCAGCCTGACTATTAATGAAAATACGGACTTTTTCGCTGATTGGGTGGACAGCACAGTAACGCCTATTTGCAATGATCTGATTGGCGATCGTTCCATTAAGGATATTCTAGACCTCATCGGCGGTGGCAGCAAATAG
- the LOC6633972 gene encoding uncharacterized protein — MRFLLISACLVAICAAGTLPKQQPNPLEQRLLQFANENGEIELFAEPEQGIEVEPRFVVSWQVRRMIRKLQKQMPCGWPDLGIPPLAPIRVNEADLNLKRGIFETITHLFRLKIAGLDEFKIKKFKLNIITSKITFDFLFSNIDTTVQKYDTDTLIDAMRQLGLSVEYEGDGSVLFDLINLRVSGTLKYKLPVLWGSAKILSLKTNIELEAVDSDISGFMGNGKINRAVNRQIENLLVKGISENQQAISDTIEDTLVPRVNKVLKGKDFWTLVDLILSSSENENEDDPIVVDCVPPADPWA; from the exons ATGcgttttctattaatttcgGCCTGCTTGGTGGCCATCTGTGCCGCGGGCACATTGCCCAAGCAACAGCCAAATCCGCTCGAGCAGCGTCTGCTGCAGTTCGCCAATGAGAATGGCGAGATTGAGCTTTTTGCGGAACCCGAGCAGGGTATTGAGG TTGAACCACGTTTTGTGGTCTCCTGGCAGGTGCGTCGCATGATCCGCAAACTGCAGAAGCAAATGCCCTGCGGCTGGCCCGACCTCGGCATACCTCCATTGGCGCCGATTCGCGTTAACGAGGCTGACCTGAATCTAAAACGCGGCATCTTCGAGACCATTACTCATTTGTTCCGTCTTAAGATCGCCGGTCTGGATGAATTCAAGATCAAAAAATTCAAACTGAATATCATCACATCGAAGATCACCTTCGATTTCCTGTTCAGTAACATTGATACGACCGTCCAGAAGTACGATACCGACACTTTGATCGATGCAATGCGTCAGTTGGGCTTGTCCGTGGAGTATGAGGGCGACGGCTCGGTGCTCTTCGATCTGATTAATTTGCGTGTCAGCGGAACATTGAAATACAAGCTGCCAGTTCTGTGGGGATCTGCTAAGATTCTATCCCTGAAGACCAACATCGAGCTGGAAGCTGTGGATTCGGACATAAGCGGCTTCATGGGCAATGGCAAGATCAATCGTGCCGTCAATCGCCAGATTGAGAATCTGCTGGTCAAGGGCATCAGTGAGAATCAGCAGGCCATTTCCGATACCATTGAGGATACGCTGGTGCCACGCGTCAACAAAGTACTGAAGGGCAAGGATTTCTGGACCCTGGTCGATTTGATTCTCTCCAGCAGCGAAAACGAGAATGAGGATGATCCAATTGTTGTCGATTGTGTGCCACCAGCAGATCCCTGGGCTTAA
- the LOC6633970 gene encoding uncharacterized protein yields MKLFVALLALVACANAAAVGEPISERSISSTVVDVIEGVKEQMPCGFPGAGIPPIAPLRINHKNIDIDTDAVKMKGSVDHFRLNGLNEFDIDEMKVNAITSKVTYKFNFRDVNVDTTYDMEMQLKKYGFTIKMIGAGHAKFAIKDMVIWGTMKYSLGMLSGKLSLKSLEVRTHLGEVDSEIEGLLGDGTVNVKMNEYLAEAVEMVINENEDLIAETIEQVALPVVNNVLDDVNITDVIAGGEGGEKEVCIPPELDW; encoded by the exons atgaaactGTTTGTGGCTCTACTGGCACTCGTTGCCTGcgcaaatgctgctgctgtgggcgAGCCAATTA GTGAGAGGTCCATCTCCAGCACAGTTGTGGATGTGATTGAGGGTGTGAAGGAGCAGATGCCTTGTGGTTTCCCAGGTGCCGGCATTCCACCAATTGCACCACTCAGAATCAATCACAAGAATATCGACATCGACACGGATGCCGTGAAGATGAAGGGCAGTGTGGATCATTTCCGTCTAAATGGTCTCAACGAATTCGATATTGATGAGATGAAGGTGAATGCGATCACCAGCAAGGTCACCTACAAGTTCAACTTCCGTGATGTCAATGTGGATACCACCTATGACATGGAGATGCAGTTGAAGAAATACGGCTTCACCATCAAAATGATTGGTGCCGGTCACGCCAAGTTTGCCATCAAGGATATGGTCATTTGGGGCACCATGAAATACTCCCTGGGCATGCTCTCCGGCAAACTGAGCCTCAAGTCTCTGGAGGTGCGCACCCATTTGGGTGAGGTTGACTCCGAGATCGAGGGTCTACTCGGCGACGGCACTGTGAACGTGAAGATGAACGAATATCTTGCCGAGGCCGTCGAGATGGTCATCAATGAGAACGAGGATCTAATTGCCGAAACCATCGAGCAGGTTGCCCTGCCCGTGGTCAACAACGTTTTGGATGATGTCAACATCACCGATGTCATCGCCGGTGGTGAGGGTGGTGAGAAGGAGGTCTGCATTCCCCCAGAGTTAGACTGGTAA